One Euphorbia lathyris chromosome 1, ddEupLath1.1, whole genome shotgun sequence DNA segment encodes these proteins:
- the LOC136226541 gene encoding NAC domain-containing protein 7-like — protein sequence MNTFSHVPPGFRFHPTDEELVDYYLRKKITARRIDLDVIKDVDLYKIEPWDLQDICQIIGSEDQNEWYFFSHKDKKYPTGTRTNRATTAGFWKATGRDKAIYSKHDLIGMRKTLVFYKGRAPNGQKSDWIMHEYRLETDENGTTQEEGWVVCRVFKKKITAIRRVSNEQESSSSWYDDQLSFMNDPDSPNLNSHPHNLGYHLSYACKKELNLQYHHQLPQNHFLQLPLLQSPKYGLDINQATTLQSSSLTTQEEDLQINYNNEKAVDDQVTTDWRVLDKFVASQLSQEDMPKQTNVNIFNKQETQLENASSSTQIELWK from the exons ATGAATACATTTTCACATGTTCCTCCTGGTTTTCGGTTCCATCCGACGGATGAAGAACTAGTTGACTACTACCTTAGGAAAAAAATAACTGCAAGAAGAATCGACTTAGATGTGATTAAGGATGTTGATCTTTACAAAATCGAGCCTTGGGATCTTCAAG ATATATGCCAAATAATAGGGAGCGAAGATCAAAATGAGTGGTACTTTTTTAGCCATAAAGACAAGAAGTATCCAACTGGGACTCGGACAAATAGAGCCACTACTGCTGGATTTTGGAAAGCAACTGGTCGAGACAAAGCTATTTATTCAAAACATGATTTGATTGGAATGAGGAAGACATTAGTCTTTTATAAAGGTCGTGCTCCAAATGGACAGAAATCAGACTGGATTATGCACGAGTATCGCCTCGAAACAGATGAAAATGGCACAACACAG GAAGAAGGTTGGGTGGTGTGCAGggtattcaagaagaagataaCAGCAATCAGAAGAGTGAGTAATGAGCAAGAATCAAGCAGCAGCTGGTATGATGATCAACTTTCATTCATGAATGATCCAGATTCACCCAACCTCAATTCACACCCTCATAATTTAGGATATCATCTCTCTTATGCCTGCAAAAAAGAGCTAAACTTGCAATATCATCATCAACTTCCCCAAAATCACTTCCTCCAACTTCCACTACTTCAAAGCCCTAAATATGGGCTGGACATAAACCAGGCCACAACTCTTCAATCTTCATCACTCACAACACAAGAAGAAGATCTTCAAATCAATTATAACAATGAAAAAGCAGTTGATGATCAAGTTACTACTGATTGGCGAGTTCTAGACAAGTTTGTTGCTTCTCAGTTAAGCCAAGAAGACATGCCTAAACAAACTAATGTTAACATCTTCAACAAGCAAGAAACTCAGCTGGAAAATGCTTCATCCTCTACTCAAATTGAGTTATGGAAATGA